A window from Aerococcus sp. Group 1 encodes these proteins:
- the greA gene encoding transcription elongation factor GreA, with amino-acid sequence MSEQTFPMTVEGKERLEAELEDLKLNKRPEVISRIKVARSFGDLSENSEYESAKNEQSILESQIAKIENMIRYAEIVDPDALGKDTVSIGKRVKFQELPDGEEEEYEIVGKAEADPLGGKISNESPIANALIGKKVGDEVEIETPGEAFSVRILAVETA; translated from the coding sequence ATGTCAGAACAAACTTTCCCAATGACCGTAGAAGGTAAGGAACGTTTAGAAGCGGAATTAGAAGATTTAAAATTAAATAAGCGCCCTGAAGTGATTAGCCGAATCAAGGTTGCGCGTTCATTTGGGGACTTATCAGAAAATTCAGAATATGAATCCGCTAAAAATGAACAATCCATTTTGGAAAGTCAAATTGCTAAAATCGAAAATATGATCCGTTATGCTGAAATTGTTGACCCTGATGCCTTGGGTAAGGATACGGTAAGCATTGGTAAACGGGTTAAATTTCAAGAGCTTCCTGATGGGGAAGAGGAAGAATACGAAATTGTCGGTAAAGCTGAAGCAGATCCCCTTGGTGGTAAAATTTCAAATGAGTCACCGATAGCTAATGCCTTAATTGGTAAAAAAGTTGGCGATGAAGTGGAAATTGAAACTCCTGGTGAAGCTTTCAGTGTTAGAATTCTCGCAGTAGAAACTGCTTAA
- the sctE gene encoding type III secretion system translocon subunit SctE: MRNRFRTYLGANDAEAGYNLSWGAVFAGLVTFVALLITFSLIGNAIGFGMIQPSAQNPLDGVGTGVMVWSVISLALSFLGSGFVAGVTARRVGAVHGFLSWAISLVVTVVLLGQIVASVLGFAGNVIGQTASVAGDAVTSVASNAGDAVSEGVNALANNIDVNDQDIQNLNQDVQEVLRDTDIRELQPEYLSDQLNGAVNDIANAAREVVVNPQNSEQVFNDLADSLTSRVDNISENVDQEAVSNAIASNTDLTQQEAEETTQNIIDGYNQAANEARNQIENANNAIQSTQQQLDSNIQQLRQDADDVSDGISQGSIWAFVGVLLGCVLSCLGGLLGTKSVTGKVDETNM; this comes from the coding sequence ATGAGAAATCGTTTTAGAACCTATCTAGGTGCTAACGATGCAGAAGCCGGGTATAACTTATCTTGGGGAGCTGTATTTGCTGGCCTAGTAACTTTTGTTGCTTTATTAATTACTTTTTCCTTAATTGGAAATGCCATTGGATTTGGTATGATCCAACCGAGTGCACAAAATCCGCTTGATGGTGTCGGTACCGGTGTTATGGTCTGGTCAGTTATTTCATTAGCACTATCATTTTTAGGATCAGGCTTTGTTGCTGGGGTAACTGCACGTCGAGTAGGCGCAGTCCATGGCTTTTTATCATGGGCAATTTCCCTAGTCGTAACAGTTGTATTATTAGGACAAATTGTTGCTTCTGTTCTAGGTTTTGCAGGTAATGTTATTGGTCAAACTGCTAGTGTTGCTGGTGACGCTGTGACAAGTGTTGCTTCAAACGCTGGAGATGCTGTAAGTGAAGGCGTAAATGCTTTAGCAAACAACATTGATGTGAACGATCAAGATATTCAAAATCTTAACCAAGACGTTCAAGAAGTCTTAAGAGATACTGATATTCGTGAATTACAACCAGAATATTTATCTGACCAATTAAATGGCGCGGTAAATGATATTGCTAACGCAGCTCGTGAAGTTGTCGTTAATCCACAAAATTCTGAACAAGTATTTAACGACTTGGCAGATTCATTAACCAGCCGTGTTGACAATATTTCAGAAAACGTAGACCAAGAGGCTGTTTCTAACGCTATTGCTTCTAACACTGATCTAACTCAACAAGAAGCTGAAGAAACTACTCAAAATATTATTGATGGTTATAACCAAGCTGCTAATGAAGCACGTAACCAAATTGAAAATGCTAATAATGCCATTCAAAGTACCCAACAACAACTTGACAGTAATATTCAACAATTACGTCAAGATGCTGATGATGTTTCAGATGGCATCTCACAAGGCTCAATCTGGGCATTTGTTGGTGTCTTACTAGGCTGTGTTCTATCATGCCTTGGTGGTTTATTAGGTACTAAATCAGTTACTGGTAAGGTTGATGAAACTAATATGTAG
- a CDS encoding DUF2187 domain-containing protein, with product MGRKPKITAEMQSLVETELRRGTSNSRIANLLDMPYEQANEIIDTIKESIRPNIGDVVKFQFRTYTIIGEIEKLLTNSAILKIDWSLSSRPARDILEERTVVNFKDIEEYVSIASSDDDK from the coding sequence ATGGGTCGTAAACCAAAAATAACGGCGGAAATGCAGTCACTAGTGGAAACTGAACTTCGGCGAGGAACCAGTAATTCACGGATAGCTAATTTATTAGATATGCCTTATGAACAGGCAAATGAAATCATTGATACTATTAAGGAATCTATTCGTCCTAATATAGGTGATGTTGTAAAGTTTCAATTCAGAACCTATACAATTATTGGAGAAATCGAAAAGCTTCTTACTAACTCTGCCATTTTAAAAATTGATTGGAGTCTGTCAAGTCGTCCAGCTAGAGATATCCTTGAAGAAAGAACTGTAGTCAATTTTAAAGATATTGAAGAATACGTGTCGATAGCTTCTAGTGACGATGACAAATAA
- a CDS encoding beta-ketoacyl-ACP synthase III, which produces MKIVETASALPRKVMSNVDLEQFVDTSDEWISKRTGIKQRYVALEESCISLAQAAAQKLVNKTNISPNEIGLIIVASMSQEHSSPSIASQVQAKIGATKAVCFDISAACSGFVQAFSLADKLEAYYRNGYAIVIGAEKMTNLMNWKDRSTCVLFGDAAGAILVQANGHSAIIQESLACDGSQGAAIVAGGTSLARSVSSDSYYQDPSLKMKGRQVYDFATRQVPRQIEAVLKSANLTINDIDYFVLHQANARILKVCQRKLKIPEERLVQNIQNYGNTSAASVALVLNDLRKSGALKLDGSQKVLLSAFGGGLTWGTCIVNC; this is translated from the coding sequence ATGAAAATAGTTGAAACGGCATCCGCCCTACCGCGAAAAGTTATGTCGAATGTGGACTTGGAGCAGTTCGTAGATACTAGTGACGAATGGATAAGCAAAAGAACGGGGATTAAGCAACGTTATGTTGCCCTTGAGGAATCTTGTATTTCTTTGGCCCAAGCAGCTGCGCAAAAATTAGTAAATAAAACTAATATTTCTCCTAATGAAATTGGCTTAATCATTGTTGCTAGTATGTCACAAGAGCATTCTTCACCAAGTATAGCTAGTCAAGTTCAAGCTAAAATAGGAGCAACTAAGGCAGTCTGTTTTGACATTTCAGCTGCTTGTAGCGGATTTGTCCAAGCTTTCTCCCTAGCTGATAAATTAGAGGCTTATTACCGAAACGGTTATGCCATAGTCATTGGTGCGGAGAAAATGACCAATCTCATGAATTGGAAAGACCGCTCAACTTGTGTTTTGTTTGGTGATGCTGCTGGAGCTATTCTGGTTCAAGCGAATGGCCATTCAGCTATTATCCAAGAATCACTCGCTTGTGATGGCAGTCAAGGAGCGGCGATAGTTGCTGGAGGCACTAGTCTAGCTCGATCAGTCAGTTCTGATTCTTATTACCAAGACCCTAGTTTAAAGATGAAGGGCAGGCAAGTTTATGACTTTGCTACTCGGCAAGTGCCAAGGCAAATAGAAGCGGTTTTAAAATCTGCCAATCTGACTATTAATGATATCGATTATTTTGTCTTACATCAGGCAAATGCAAGAATATTAAAAGTTTGCCAGCGTAAGCTAAAAATACCAGAGGAGCGCCTGGTCCAAAATATTCAAAATTATGGGAATACTTCCGCTGCATCGGTAGCCCTTGTTTTGAATGATTTACGGAAATCAGGAGCGCTTAAATTGGATGGCAGTCAGAAGGTACTATTATCAGCTTTTGGCGGTGGCCTGACTTGGGGGACTTGTATTGTCAATTGTTGA
- a CDS encoding acyl carrier protein, whose product MSTFEKIQELICDQLDLDKEEVTPETKFQSDLDADSLDLFQIINDIEDEFDVTIDEDELNMETVQDLVDFVDNNK is encoded by the coding sequence ATGAGTACATTTGAAAAAATTCAAGAATTAATTTGTGACCAGCTTGATTTAGATAAGGAAGAAGTTACTCCTGAAACTAAATTTCAATCGGATTTAGATGCTGATAGCTTAGATTTATTCCAAATTATCAATGATATTGAGGACGAATTTGATGTCACTATCGATGAAGATGAATTGAATATGGAAACAGTCCAAGACCTAGTTGACTTTGTTGACAACAATAAATAA
- the fabK gene encoding enoyl-[acyl-carrier-protein] reductase FabK has translation MNTLWKQMGVKYPIIQGAMAWVADPDLASAVSNAGGLGVVGTGNDPVEVVREKVETMKAKTDKPFAINVMLLNPHVEEVVDYLCQSGISTVTTGAGSPGRFMKQFREANIKVIPVVASVALARRMEKEGVDAVVVEGTESGGHVGKTTTMALLPQVVDAVNIPVIAAGGIGDGRGMAAALMLGACGIQVGTRFVCAKESNAHPNFKEKIIKAKDIDTVTTGEATGHPVRVLRNRLTKEYLRVERIEAGKENPDWERLEALGRGALRRAVVEGDTQNSSLMAGQIAGLINKEESCQKILQSYMDVCQTTIREKASEWL, from the coding sequence TTGAACACTCTATGGAAGCAAATGGGAGTTAAATATCCTATTATTCAGGGAGCCATGGCTTGGGTGGCAGATCCAGATCTGGCATCTGCCGTTTCAAATGCTGGTGGTTTAGGAGTTGTAGGGACGGGGAATGATCCTGTTGAAGTGGTGCGAGAAAAAGTCGAAACCATGAAAGCAAAAACAGATAAGCCTTTTGCAATTAATGTGATGTTACTCAATCCACATGTTGAAGAAGTTGTTGACTACCTATGTCAATCGGGTATTTCAACAGTCACTACTGGAGCAGGATCACCTGGTCGCTTTATGAAGCAATTTCGTGAAGCAAATATCAAGGTTATCCCAGTTGTTGCTTCCGTAGCACTTGCTCGACGCATGGAAAAAGAAGGCGTTGATGCAGTGGTTGTCGAAGGGACGGAATCTGGTGGTCATGTAGGTAAAACAACGACCATGGCTTTACTTCCCCAAGTAGTCGACGCGGTTAATATTCCCGTTATCGCTGCAGGAGGAATCGGTGATGGTCGGGGAATGGCAGCAGCATTGATGCTTGGAGCCTGTGGGATTCAAGTGGGTACACGCTTTGTTTGTGCTAAGGAATCCAATGCCCACCCTAATTTTAAGGAAAAGATTATTAAAGCTAAGGATATTGATACCGTCACAACAGGAGAAGCTACAGGTCATCCAGTTCGGGTTTTGCGCAATCGTTTGACCAAAGAGTATTTACGAGTTGAGCGAATTGAAGCGGGCAAAGAAAATCCAGACTGGGAGCGCTTAGAAGCTTTGGGAAGAGGAGCTTTACGGCGAGCAGTTGTAGAAGGGGATACCCAAAATAGTTCCCTGATGGCTGGTCAGATTGCTGGCTTAATTAATAAAGAAGAGAGCTGCCAGAAAATACTCCAATCCTATATGGATGTATGCCAGACAACGATCCGAGAAAAAGCTAGTGAATGGCTATAA
- the fabD gene encoding ACP S-malonyltransferase, with the protein MAYLFSGQGAQYPGMGKDLFEHHAEVMEPYFETAEKVLGYDLKAMCFEENDLLNQTEYTQAAIYTVSLAILAVWKKLFPENPAYLAGLSLGEYTALAYSGVFSFVDGLKLLRKRGLYMSQAVAPGEGKMLAVMKTDRKLIERVCENIMDHHSGYVYPTNYNSPKQIVIGGNSDLVDLARDELKEAGAKRLIPLKVSGPFHTQLMHPASLRLTQVLKDVEFSPQEIPVVANTSGQVHEDGKIKQDLLQQIQSPVKWADSIEYLIQAGVDTFIEIGPGKTLTSFTRQIDKSVTALNIEDEATLTKALTILQGD; encoded by the coding sequence ATTGCTTATCTTTTTTCTGGCCAAGGGGCACAATACCCTGGTATGGGAAAAGATTTATTTGAACATCATGCTGAAGTTATGGAGCCATATTTTGAAACGGCTGAGAAAGTTCTTGGCTATGATTTAAAGGCCATGTGCTTTGAAGAAAATGACCTGCTTAATCAAACAGAATATACCCAAGCTGCCATCTATACAGTCTCATTAGCTATTCTAGCCGTCTGGAAAAAATTATTTCCTGAGAACCCTGCCTATTTAGCTGGATTAAGTTTAGGCGAATACACTGCCTTAGCTTATAGTGGTGTCTTTTCCTTTGTTGACGGGTTAAAACTACTGAGAAAACGTGGCTTATATATGAGCCAGGCAGTCGCTCCCGGTGAAGGAAAAATGCTAGCTGTCATGAAAACTGACCGCAAGTTGATTGAGAGGGTCTGTGAAAATATTATGGACCATCATTCTGGCTATGTCTATCCGACAAATTACAACTCTCCCAAGCAAATTGTCATCGGGGGGAATAGTGATTTAGTCGACCTCGCTAGGGATGAATTGAAGGAAGCGGGGGCTAAGCGTTTAATTCCTCTAAAGGTTTCCGGGCCCTTTCACACCCAGCTGATGCATCCTGCCTCTCTACGATTAACCCAAGTACTTAAAGATGTGGAGTTTTCACCTCAAGAAATTCCAGTTGTCGCTAACACAAGTGGACAAGTTCATGAAGATGGAAAGATTAAGCAAGATTTACTTCAACAAATCCAATCACCGGTCAAATGGGCGGATTCGATTGAGTATCTCATTCAAGCAGGCGTGGATACCTTTATAGAGATTGGACCTGGAAAAACACTCACCAGCTTTACTCGGCAAATTGATAAGTCGGTGACAGCCTTAAATATTGAAGATGAAGCCACATTAACTAAAGCATTGACTATTTTACAAGGAGATTAA
- the fabG gene encoding 3-oxoacyl-[acyl-carrier-protein] reductase: protein MTEKPTAIITGGNRGIGAAIAREFANKGYNLALVSRSGSSQAHLDDLSERGAKVLDLKSEVQDFDQAQAIINRCKEEYAHIDVLVNNAGITRDTLLMRMKEADFDAVIDVNLKGCFNLMRHVSKVMLKQKSGNIINIASLSGQIGNAGQINYAAAKAGVIAMTKTAARELASRGIRVNAVAPGFIASDMTDKLSDKVKEQMIAQIPLGDFGRVEDIADAVYFLVKNPYITGTTLNVNGGLYME, encoded by the coding sequence ATGACAGAAAAACCTACAGCAATCATTACCGGCGGAAACCGTGGTATCGGAGCAGCCATAGCTAGAGAATTTGCCAATAAGGGTTACAATTTGGCCTTGGTAAGCCGGTCTGGATCCAGCCAAGCTCATCTTGATGACTTAAGTGAAAGGGGGGCTAAAGTACTTGATTTGAAATCAGAAGTCCAAGATTTTGACCAGGCTCAAGCGATCATAAACCGCTGTAAAGAAGAGTATGCTCACATTGACGTATTGGTTAATAATGCTGGGATTACCCGTGATACCTTACTCATGCGTATGAAGGAAGCTGATTTCGATGCAGTAATTGACGTTAATTTAAAAGGCTGTTTTAACCTCATGCGTCATGTTTCAAAAGTGATGTTAAAACAAAAAAGCGGCAATATTATTAACATTGCTTCTTTATCTGGACAAATAGGTAATGCTGGTCAAATTAACTATGCTGCTGCTAAGGCAGGTGTGATAGCCATGACTAAGACGGCTGCGCGCGAATTAGCTAGTCGTGGCATTCGGGTCAATGCCGTTGCCCCTGGTTTTATCGCTAGTGATATGACGGACAAATTATCAGATAAGGTTAAAGAGCAGATGATTGCGCAAATTCCTTTAGGGGATTTTGGGCGAGTAGAAGATATTGCTGATGCCGTTTACTTCTTAGTCAAGAACCCATACATCACTGGAACCACTTTAAATGTTAATGGTGGCTTATATATGGAATAA
- the fabF gene encoding beta-ketoacyl-ACP synthase II: protein MNTRRVVVTGLGAVTPIGNNVSDFWENLKAGKHGFAPITQFDASDTGVTLAAEVKNFDPKDYLDRKSVKRMDPYAHYGVVASMEAVKDAGLDTHDMDTNRFGVYFGTGIGGVQEIERGVRKSVERGPKRVNPLFVPMAISNMGAANISMQLGLHGPALTMVTACASANNAIGEAFRYIKHGYADYMLAGGGESAICEIAIAGFANLTALSLSTDPDRASIPFDKERNGFVMGEGAGMLVLESLESAQKRGAKIYGEIVGYGQSSDAYHLTAPTPEGLGAKAAIEQALAEAALSVNDVDYINAHGTSTPANDRAETMAIKLAFGEELTHKIPVSSTKSALGHLLGAAGAVEAIACLKGMEDSYIPATLNYQVSDPDCDLDYVPNQGRSQAINVAISNTLGFGGHNTVLCMKKVSD from the coding sequence ATGAATACTAGAAGGGTAGTTGTTACGGGCTTAGGAGCGGTAACACCAATTGGAAATAATGTCAGTGATTTTTGGGAAAATTTAAAGGCAGGCAAACATGGATTTGCTCCCATCACACAATTTGATGCCAGCGATACAGGAGTGACTTTGGCGGCTGAGGTTAAAAACTTCGATCCCAAAGACTACCTTGATCGTAAATCGGTTAAAAGAATGGATCCCTATGCTCATTATGGGGTGGTCGCTTCTATGGAAGCAGTAAAGGATGCTGGTTTAGATACTCACGACATGGACACAAACCGCTTTGGGGTATATTTTGGTACCGGTATCGGTGGTGTTCAAGAAATTGAAAGAGGGGTAAGAAAATCAGTTGAACGTGGTCCTAAACGGGTTAACCCTCTCTTTGTCCCAATGGCTATTTCCAATATGGGAGCAGCAAACATTTCCATGCAACTCGGTCTACACGGGCCAGCCTTGACCATGGTTACTGCTTGTGCATCAGCCAACAATGCTATCGGAGAGGCCTTCCGCTATATAAAACATGGTTATGCTGACTATATGCTTGCTGGTGGAGGTGAATCCGCTATTTGTGAGATCGCAATCGCTGGATTTGCTAATTTAACGGCCCTATCCCTTTCCACAGATCCTGATCGTGCCTCCATTCCTTTTGACAAGGAACGCAATGGCTTTGTTATGGGTGAAGGTGCTGGCATGTTAGTGTTAGAAAGTTTAGAAAGTGCTCAAAAACGGGGGGCAAAAATTTACGGTGAGATTGTCGGCTACGGTCAAAGTTCTGATGCCTATCATCTTACTGCGCCTACTCCAGAAGGACTAGGAGCTAAAGCTGCTATTGAACAAGCCTTAGCTGAAGCAGCTTTATCTGTGAACGATGTGGATTATATTAATGCCCACGGGACCTCAACCCCAGCTAATGATCGAGCTGAGACTATGGCAATTAAGTTAGCATTTGGGGAAGAATTGACTCATAAGATTCCGGTATCCTCAACGAAATCAGCACTAGGGCACTTATTAGGTGCAGCTGGAGCAGTTGAAGCAATTGCCTGCTTGAAGGGCATGGAAGACTCCTATATTCCTGCAACCTTAAATTATCAAGTTAGTGATCCTGATTGTGATCTTGATTATGTACCTAATCAAGGACGTTCACAAGCAATCAATGTAGCGATTAGCAACACGCTCGGCTTTGGTGGCCACAACACAGTTTTATGTATGAAAAAGGTGAGTGACTAA
- the accB gene encoding acetyl-CoA carboxylase biotin carboxyl carrier protein: MTPEEIKELIHLIDQSSLREFEFVDDDFKLHLSKNEQASQVFTNETQPAITKAEKPVPADQAQESTEASRQANQQVSQTDEVQGEIVESPLVGVAYLAPAPDKDNFVKIGDHVEKGQSLCIIEAMKIMNEIHATTSGEITNIFVNDGDVVEYGQKLFEIS, translated from the coding sequence ATGACCCCTGAAGAAATTAAAGAACTTATCCATTTAATTGACCAATCAAGCCTAAGAGAATTTGAATTTGTTGATGACGATTTCAAGCTTCACCTATCTAAAAATGAGCAAGCATCACAAGTGTTTACTAATGAAACTCAGCCAGCTATTACAAAAGCAGAAAAGCCTGTTCCTGCTGATCAAGCTCAAGAATCCACCGAAGCTTCCAGACAAGCTAATCAACAAGTCAGCCAAACTGATGAAGTTCAGGGGGAAATCGTAGAAAGTCCTCTGGTCGGAGTTGCCTATTTAGCACCAGCTCCAGATAAAGACAACTTTGTGAAAATTGGCGACCATGTTGAAAAAGGTCAAAGTCTATGCATCATTGAGGCTATGAAAATAATGAATGAAATTCACGCCACCACTTCAGGAGAAATTACTAATATTTTTGTCAATGATGGTGATGTGGTTGAGTACGGCCAAAAGCTTTTTGAAATTAGTTAA
- the fabZ gene encoding 3-hydroxyacyl-ACP dehydratase FabZ, whose product MENQEPILNAQEVMDIIPNRYPMFLVDAVYELEVGKRIVARKNVTINEPFFVGHFPGEPVMPGVLQVELMAQVGSIALLKGLNTEDKKMTGYLAAVDKVKFRQKVVPGDVLTVEVNILKMKKSIGTAKAEIRREDGKVVSSCLMTFAVGEAK is encoded by the coding sequence ATGGAAAATCAAGAACCAATTTTAAACGCCCAAGAGGTTATGGATATTATTCCTAACCGCTACCCCATGTTTTTAGTGGATGCGGTTTACGAACTTGAGGTCGGCAAGCGAATCGTTGCTCGTAAAAATGTGACAATTAATGAACCTTTCTTTGTGGGGCATTTTCCAGGAGAACCGGTAATGCCAGGAGTTCTTCAAGTTGAATTAATGGCCCAGGTCGGTTCAATTGCTTTACTTAAGGGCTTAAATACTGAGGACAAGAAAATGACCGGTTATCTAGCGGCTGTAGACAAGGTAAAGTTCCGTCAAAAAGTCGTCCCAGGGGACGTTTTGACTGTTGAAGTCAATATTTTAAAGATGAAAAAATCGATAGGAACCGCAAAGGCTGAAATCCGTCGCGAAGATGGTAAGGTGGTTTCTTCCTGTTTAATGACTTTTGCCGTTGGAGAAGCGAAATAG
- the accC gene encoding acetyl-CoA carboxylase biotin carboxylase subunit yields the protein MFSKILTANRGEIAVRVIRTCKEMGIDTVAVYSTADKDALHVQLADESVCIGGPQSKDSYLDMQAILSAAYVTNAEAIHPGFGFLSENSKFARLCQEMNITFIGPSAQVIDKMGDKQHARQTMMAANVPVIPGSKDFIHSASEGLAEADRVGYPVLLKATSGGGGKGMRQVDCPEDLQKQFDEASREAQQGFNDARLYLEKVIHPAHHIEVQILADQNGHVIHLGERECSLQRNHQKVLEETPSPFISDKTRQAICQAAVRAGENVQYTGAGTIEFLVDDDENFYFMEMNTRIQVEHPITELVTGIDIVAEQIRVAYGYDLSYQQSDVHFSGHAIECRINAEQPEKNFLPSMGKFDFIHWPLGGLGLRVDSAILSGSALPAFYDSMIAKVIAYGDDRQSALLRMKRALEELCIEGVNTNQQFLYDLLAAPAFQLGNYNNEYLESQFLPQWLAEVQAEASEEDRQGKV from the coding sequence ATGTTTTCAAAAATTTTAACTGCTAACCGGGGTGAGATAGCGGTTAGGGTAATTAGAACCTGTAAGGAAATGGGCATTGATACCGTGGCGGTTTATTCAACTGCTGATAAAGATGCCTTACACGTGCAATTAGCAGATGAATCCGTTTGCATAGGAGGGCCTCAATCCAAGGATTCCTACCTAGATATGCAAGCCATTTTATCTGCTGCCTACGTAACTAATGCTGAAGCCATCCATCCGGGTTTTGGTTTTCTCTCAGAAAATAGTAAATTTGCCAGGCTCTGTCAAGAAATGAATATCACTTTTATCGGGCCTAGTGCTCAAGTCATTGACAAAATGGGTGACAAACAACACGCCAGACAAACCATGATGGCAGCCAATGTTCCGGTTATTCCTGGCTCTAAGGATTTCATTCACAGTGCTAGTGAAGGTTTAGCTGAAGCCGATCGAGTAGGCTATCCAGTTTTACTGAAAGCCACTTCAGGTGGTGGTGGTAAGGGGATGCGTCAGGTTGATTGCCCAGAAGACTTACAAAAACAATTTGATGAGGCTAGTCGTGAGGCCCAACAAGGCTTTAACGATGCTAGGTTGTACCTAGAAAAAGTGATCCATCCGGCCCACCATATTGAAGTTCAGATCCTGGCCGATCAAAATGGCCATGTTATCCATTTGGGGGAACGTGAATGTTCCTTACAAAGAAATCATCAAAAAGTGCTTGAAGAAACTCCAAGTCCCTTTATCAGTGATAAAACCCGCCAAGCCATTTGCCAAGCGGCTGTGCGTGCTGGAGAAAATGTTCAATATACTGGGGCGGGGACTATTGAATTTTTAGTTGATGACGATGAAAACTTTTATTTTATGGAAATGAATACCAGAATTCAAGTGGAACATCCTATTACTGAATTAGTTACCGGTATTGATATCGTAGCTGAACAAATTCGTGTGGCTTATGGTTACGACTTGTCTTATCAGCAAAGTGATGTCCATTTTTCGGGACATGCCATTGAATGTCGTATTAATGCTGAACAACCCGAAAAGAACTTTCTCCCTTCGATGGGCAAATTTGATTTTATCCATTGGCCGCTTGGGGGGTTAGGCTTAAGGGTCGACTCAGCCATCCTATCTGGCAGTGCTTTGCCCGCCTTTTACGATAGTATGATTGCTAAGGTTATTGCCTATGGTGATGACCGCCAGTCAGCCTTATTAAGAATGAAGCGGGCTTTAGAAGAATTATGCATCGAGGGTGTTAATACTAACCAGCAATTTCTCTATGATCTGTTAGCAGCTCCTGCCTTTCAGCTAGGGAATTATAATAATGAATACCTGGAAAGTCAATTTCTTCCTCAATGGTTGGCCGAAGTTCAAGCGGAGGCCAGTGAAGAAGATAGGCAAGGAAAAGTCTAG
- the accD gene encoding acetyl-CoA carboxylase, carboxyltransferase subunit beta has translation MRLLRRRKYLSVPEKESNNEKDQTHKPHIPDGMWQKCPDCKQTVLSADLAETKICPQCSYHFRISPKQRIQLICDHGQLEEELFYQDEMTNPIDFPDYEAKKRSNQERTGYDEAVTCGLAKIKGQPLALGIMNPFFMMGSMGSIVGEKITRLFEYAKEHALPVLLFTASGGARMQEGIISLMQMTKISIAVERHSQAGLFYLTVLTDPTTGGVTASFAMQGDIIIAEPGATIGFAGKRVIEQTIHQKIEEGFQTAEHQLEHGFVDRIVPRQQLRDEIADLLLLHSREGDIHDY, from the coding sequence GTGCGGCTGTTAAGACGAAGAAAATATTTAAGTGTACCTGAAAAAGAAAGCAACAATGAAAAGGATCAGACTCATAAACCCCATATTCCTGATGGAATGTGGCAAAAATGTCCTGATTGTAAGCAGACCGTTTTAAGTGCTGATTTGGCTGAGACTAAGATTTGCCCACAATGCTCTTATCATTTCCGGATTTCTCCTAAGCAACGCATTCAATTAATTTGTGATCATGGTCAGCTAGAAGAAGAACTTTTTTATCAAGATGAAATGACTAATCCAATTGATTTTCCTGACTATGAAGCTAAAAAGCGCTCCAATCAAGAACGAACGGGTTATGACGAAGCGGTCACTTGTGGACTTGCAAAAATTAAAGGTCAACCACTTGCCTTAGGAATTATGAATCCTTTCTTTATGATGGGGTCAATGGGTAGTATAGTTGGGGAAAAAATTACGCGTTTGTTTGAATATGCCAAAGAACATGCTTTACCCGTCTTGCTTTTTACGGCCAGTGGTGGAGCTCGGATGCAGGAGGGAATTATTTCTCTGATGCAAATGACTAAAATATCAATCGCCGTCGAACGACATAGTCAGGCGGGCTTATTTTACCTCACGGTACTAACCGATCCGACTACGGGCGGTGTTACGGCTAGTTTCGCTATGCAAGGCGATATCATTATAGCTGAACCAGGAGCGACTATAGGATTTGCGGGCAAACGAGTTATTGAGCAAACTATCCATCAAAAGATTGAAGAAGGCTTTCAAACGGCAGAGCATCAATTGGAACATGGTTTTGTCGACCGAATTGTCCCCCGTCAGCAATTGCGAGATGAGATAGCTGATCTACTCTTACTTCATAGCCGGGAAGGGGATATTCATGACTACTAG